GAACCCAACGTCGTGATCGCCGCCATGACCACGCCGCAGCAGGCGTTGCGCGCGCTGTCCAGCACACACGCGGGCCTGGTGCTCGCGGCGGCCAGACAGCTGAAGGGGTACGCGGGCCTGAAGAGTGCGTTGCCCCAACTACTCGCCGCCTTCGATCGTTTCACGGCGATGCAGCGAGCCACCATGCGCGATCCGCGCGTGGCACTGCTGGAGCGCATCGCCGAGGTCGCCGACGGATCGACCGTGGTGTGGATGCGCGAGCGTTTGCGCGACGTGGATCCTGCCATCGCGGGTAGCGCCGCGCGCGCTCTCTCGACATTAGTGCCGGAGCCAGTGAAGTCGATCACACAAGAGTACGTGCCGCCGGCCTTTCCAGGTGCCGAGGAGCTGCGTGGCCTCGAGGGCGCCACCGCCACGATGCGACTCCGAGGCCTCGGCGATGTGGAACTCGCGCTGCGCTTTGATGACGCGCCGATGGCGGTGCACACGTTCGTAACCCTGGCGAGCGCCGGAAAGTTCAACGGACTGACCTTCCACCGTATCGTGCCCAACTTCGTGATTCAGGGCGGTAGCCCCGGCGCCGACGAAGTGGACCCGATCACGGACACGTTCATGCGCGACGAAGTCGGCCTGGCCCGCAACGCGCGCGGCAGCTTCGGCATCAGCACCCGCGGCCGCGACACCGGCGACGGGCAGATCTACGTGAACCTCGTGAACAACTTCCGCCTCGATCACGATTACACCGTGTTCGCCAACGTCACGCGTGGCCTCGACCTCATCGACCGCGTGCAGGAAGGCGACGTGATCGAGTCGATTACCGTGCGCCGTGCCTCCACCTCCGCCCCTCGTCGTCCGTGATCACCATGTCTGTGCTCTCTCCGTTGCTTCTGGCGGCCACGCTTGCCGCACACGATGGTGTGCAGCCTGACACGGCGGCGCTGCGCGGTGCGCGGCAACCGGCCACCTCAGTGAACGGCGCGGTGGTCTTCGCGCACGACGGGCAGTTGTACCTGCAGCGCAGCATCGGCACCGAGGCCGTCCGCATTACCAGCGGCTCGGCGTGGCATCGCGATCCCACATTCACGACCGACGGCAGGGCGATCGTGTTCGCCTCCGACTCTCTGGGCAACTACGACCTGTGGCAAATGCCAGTGAACACCACCGCCGCCGGCAGCGCGAGTGTGCAGATCGGCGCGATCACGCGGCTCACCAGCAGCGCTGCGCATGAGACGTCGCCGAGCGTGGGTCCGGATGCGCGCGTGGCCTTCGTGCGGGGCAGCGGTGGGGCCACGCGCGTGTGGATGCGCAACGCCGATGGCACGGAGCGGCGTCTCTCCGCCACCGAGCAAACGGAGCGAGCGCCGCGTTTGTCTCCCGACGGCAAGCGCATCGCCTTCATCGTGATCAACGAAGCGGGCCGACGCGTGCTCGTCCGGTCCGTGGAGAACGGCACCTCCCCCACGGTGAATACGACGGCCAGCAGCGACGCAACGGTGGAATCGCTGGATTGGTCGCCCGATGGGCGGCTCGCAGTGTCGACGCGCAGCGGTGTGTATGCGCTGGCGACGGATGGGTCGTTCAGCGCGCTGGTGTCGAAGACACACGGTGATGTGGACTGGTCGGCCGACGGCCTGTTCATCATGATCGCCGAGTACTCCGAGGTCGTCGTGGGCTACAACGGCGATCCCGATCGCGGTCTCGATCGCACCGCCGTCGAACGGTTCAGTGGTGCTACCGCCGCCAGTACGAAAGGCGATGCGATGGTTCGCGTGCTCGCCCCGGCGGCGCCGGATGCCGGGCGCACGGCCGCGGTGACGTCGTTGCCCGACGGCCGCGCGGTGCGCAACGCGGCCGCGTTCGATCGGCTATGGGAGCGACTCGCGCGCACGTACTTCAGCGGGGCCGACGCCGCTGCACGCCGCGCGCAGTGGGACGCGGTGCGCACAACGCAACGCCCGCGCGCACTGGCCGCCGCGAACGACAGCGCGCTGCAGCAGGTGCTGTACGACACGCAGCAGGCGCGCCCGCCGCTGCGCGCCGACGCGACGGGGCGCGCTGCCGTCTCGAGCGCGCATCCGGTGGCGACCGAGGCCGGCCTCGAAGTCATGCGTCGTGGCGGCAACGTGATCGACGCCGCCGTGGCCGTGAGCTTCGCCCTCGGCGTGGTGGAGCCCGATGCCAGCGGTATTGCCGGCTACGGCGAGATGGTGATCGCGCTCAAGGGGCGCGCCACGCCCACGGTGATCGAGTTCATGAGCCGCGTGCCGGAAGAAGGCGGCTTGAACAACACGTCGCTGCTGGTGAATGGTCGTTACCCGAGCGACGGTCCGGTGCTGGTGAACGTGCCGGGCACCGTCGCCGGCATGTATACCGCTTGGCAGAAGTACGGCAGCAAGAAGGTGCCGTGGGCCGACTTGCTCGCGCCGGCCATCCGTGCGGCGCGCAACGGCTACGAAGTGAGTCAGGGACTCGCCACCACGCTCGCCACGGAACGCGAACACTACGCGAAGTACGAGGGCAGTCGCGCACTGTTCTTCCGCAACGGACAGCCTATGGTGGCCGGCGACACGCTCAAGAATCCCGATTTGGCCTGGGTACTCGAGCAAATTGCGGCCAAGGGCGCCGACGGCTTTTACAAGGGCGAGGTGGCCACCAAGTGGGTGGCCGATCTGCGCGGCAAGGGCAACGCCATGAAGCTGTCCGACCTCGCGCGCTATTTCGCGCCCGAGCGTGAGTCGATCAGCGGCACCTATCGCAACTACACGATCTACTCCAGCGCACCACCGGTGAGTGGCGGCGCAGAACTGGTGGCGCGGCTCAATTTGCTCGAGCAGTCCCCTGCCCCGTCGCGCACGGGCAAGCGGTACACCGACGATCCGGCGTCGCTGCACGCGGCGCTGTCGGCATGGTTCCTGGTGCCGTCGTCGCGCAATCGTATTGCCGATCCCGCCATGTGGCCCATCGATGTGGCGCCCATCGTCGACAAGGATACGGCGCGATTGCGCTGGCGCTGCTTCGATGCCAACAAGGCGCTCACGCCGGCGTCGGTGCGCGGCGATACCCTGCCGTGCCTGCCGAAGGCGACGCCCGCCGCCGTACCGACCAAGCCGGCCGACGCAACGGATGTCGCCGCAGCGAATGCGACCGCAGCAGAGTCGCCGTGCGGCGACGAGCACGCCGCCGAGATGACCGTGTGCCATGCGGCCGGCACGACCTCGTTTGCCGTGGCGGATAACGAGGGCAATGCGGTGTCCGTCACGCAGACCCTCGGGACATGGGGAGGCAACTTCTACGTCACGCCCGGACTCGGTTTCTTGAGTAACGACAAGCTCACGAGCTACGGCACCGACCCCACGCAGTACGGATCACGACTGCCCTTCGCACGGCATGGAAGCACGCTGGCGCCCACGATCGCCTACAAAAACGGCAAGCCGTTCTTCGCGGTGGGCGCCGCCGGGAATGCGTGGATCACGTCGGCCGTGTATCAAACGCTGCTTGGCGCGCTCGACTACAACTTGGGGCCGCAAGCAGCGCTCGAGCTGCCGCGCTATCTGCCCGGCGGTGGGTTCGGCGGCGCACCGGGAGCCGCCGCGGGAACGCCCGTTCCGTACACGCTGCAACTAGAGGACGGCTTCTCACCCACGGTGATCGCTCGCCTTCGCGCATTGGGCTACGACATCAACTTCGTGTCGCTTCCGGGCGAACTGCGCGAAGGCTACGGGGCGGCGGTACGCATCGATGGCAAGGTGGTCACCGCCGGCGCCGATCCACGACGGACCGGCGCGGCGGGCGCGATCACGGGCGCCATCACGGGAACCAAGAAGTAACCAACGCCGCTACTGTTTCATGCTCGGCGCCTTTTCCTTGTTCCACTCGAACCGCTTGAGGAATACGCCCATGCGGTCGAAGGTGTCGATCCAGTTCGCGTGCAGCATCGACTCGTGCAGGTCATCCGGCACCACGATCAGTTCGTGATACACATCGCGGGCCCGGAGCAACTGCACGAGTCCGACCGTTTGTGCGAAGTCCACGTTGCGATCGTCGTCGCCGTGCACCAGGAACACCGGTGATTTCCAACCGTCGATGGCACCGACCGCGCTCGACTTGAAGGCGAGGTTGGCGGTATCGATCACGTTGCCGTACATGTGCACACCAGCCAGGTCGGCACCGGCGACGAAGATGTCGGAGTTGCGCGCCAGCGCCTGCGACGTGAGCAGGCCGCCGTACGACAATCCCCAGATACCCACGCGCGTGGGATCGACATCGGCGCGGCCCTGCAGATACTTGGCGCCGGCCACCACGTCCTGATACTCGGAGTTGCCGCGTCCCTGCGTATTCGGCGCATTCGCGAAACTCTTGCCGTAGCCCACACCACTGCGATAGTTGATCGACAGCACCACGTAGCCCTGATCAGCCAGCCACTGATTCACGGCATATGCCCAGTGGTAGAACTGCATGTAGTGGTAGCCCGGCATCATCTGCCGACGCGGTCCGCCGTGCACAAAGATCAGCGCAGGCCGCTTCTCACCGGGCTTCATGTCCTTCGGCATGAACAGCGTATTGCTGATCTCGAGCCCGTCGGCCGCTTTTGTTTTTACGATCTCCGGCACCACGTGTGCGGCGCTCGGGAAGCTCGCAGCCAGCGTGGGAAAGACGCGATTTGGCGCCCCGCCCGCGGTAGGGACGATCGCAATCGACGCCGGTGTCTTCGCATCGAAGTAGATCACGGCCAGCGACTTGCCACTGGCCAGCGGCTGCGGATACGTCTCGATGCCCTCACCGCTCGAGACACGACGCGGTGTGCCGCCCGACGTGGGCACGGCCCAGATGTGCCGGCGTTCGATATCGGTGGCATTCGTGCAGTAGTACAGCGTGCTACCGCCATCCTTCGACAACGCGACCGAGGTGGCGTCTTCGATCATGCCGTCGGTCGTGGTGAGCAGCGTGGGCTCGCCCCCGCTCACCGGAATAGAGTACCAGCGCTCCCACTCATCCTTCGGCACATTCACCGGAAAGATCACGCTGTTGCCGGCCCACGCCATGTTGTTGAGCGACGTGAACACACTGTCGCGCGGCGCATTGCGCCACACCCGCTTCGCGTCGCCCGTGGTGACATCGGCGATCATCAGCTCGAGCGTGTGGCCCGCAGCGAAGGTGGCACTGTAGAAGCCGGGCGAGCGACGCAGTCCGGCGCGCGCGCTATCCTGACGCGTTTCGGCGCCGGCGCGCGCCGCACCGCCACCACCGCCGCCAGGTCCCGCGGCGCACCCACCAGAGGGATTTCCGACCACTGGGGCAGCATTGAGGTTCGCCGCAGGCCCCGCCGGATTCCCGATACCGCCGGTTCCGCGCTGCTGCTGATTGCCGAACGGCGTGCCCGGCCGGCGATAGAACGCCAATCGCTTGCTGTCGGGTGACCAGGTCGCGCCGCCGTCACAGTCCACGCTAGGCGCGATGTACTTCACCGTGCGCGTGGCCACGTCGTAGACGGCGATGAACGCGTGATTCTCACGGTCGCTCACGAACGCGATGCGCTTCCCGTCGGGTGACCACTTGGGTGCGCCATTTCGGCCCCACGCCTGAATGAATGGCACTCCGCCCGTATCCATGGCGGTGACCGGTGCACCGCGCATGACGCGCGCGTGGTAGATCTGCCCATCGCGCGTAAACAGCACCGTACGGCCGTCCGGTGACAACTCCGGCGCCGCGCCGACGGCCACGCGCCACGCCGGTCCGCCGGTGGATCGCACCGCCCAAATCGCGCGCTCGGCGCCCGCAGGGTCATGCGACGGATTGGCGACCCAGCCATATCGATTCGGCGCCGAGCCGCGCACGAACACGATGATGCTGCCATCGTCCGACAACTCGACGTCGCTCAGATCGGTGCCGTCGTCCTTCAGAAAGTTCGTCACACGCACGGCGCGAAAGCTTGGCGCCGCGGCAGTGTACACGTTCCGGAGTCCGCGGTCGTACACCATCCACGCAATGCGGTCCGCCTTGCGTGCGGAGGCGAGCGTGAGCGGCGACGCCGGCGACATGAACTGCTCGATGGTCGCTTTGGCGGCCGACT
This region of Gemmatimonas groenlandica genomic DNA includes:
- a CDS encoding S9 family peptidase, whose protein sequence is MTFASLHVRTLRGALTVGALASPIIALPTRAFAQSAAKATIEQFMSPASPLTLASARKADRIAWMVYDRGLRNVYTAAAPSFRAVRVTNFLKDDGTDLSDVELSDDGSIIVFVRGSAPNRYGWVANPSHDPAGAERAIWAVRSTGGPAWRVAVGAAPELSPDGRTVLFTRDGQIYHARVMRGAPVTAMDTGGVPFIQAWGRNGAPKWSPDGKRIAFVSDRENHAFIAVYDVATRTVKYIAPSVDCDGGATWSPDSKRLAFYRRPGTPFGNQQQRGTGGIGNPAGPAANLNAAPVVGNPSGGCAAGPGGGGGGAARAGAETRQDSARAGLRRSPGFYSATFAAGHTLELMIADVTTGDAKRVWRNAPRDSVFTSLNNMAWAGNSVIFPVNVPKDEWERWYSIPVSGGEPTLLTTTDGMIEDATSVALSKDGGSTLYYCTNATDIERRHIWAVPTSGGTPRRVSSGEGIETYPQPLASGKSLAVIYFDAKTPASIAIVPTAGGAPNRVFPTLAASFPSAAHVVPEIVKTKAADGLEISNTLFMPKDMKPGEKRPALIFVHGGPRRQMMPGYHYMQFYHWAYAVNQWLADQGYVVLSINYRSGVGYGKSFANAPNTQGRGNSEYQDVVAGAKYLQGRADVDPTRVGIWGLSYGGLLTSQALARNSDIFVAGADLAGVHMYGNVIDTANLAFKSSAVGAIDGWKSPVFLVHGDDDRNVDFAQTVGLVQLLRARDVYHELIVVPDDLHESMLHANWIDTFDRMGVFLKRFEWNKEKAPSMKQ
- a CDS encoding gamma-glutamyltransferase encodes the protein MSVLSPLLLAATLAAHDGVQPDTAALRGARQPATSVNGAVVFAHDGQLYLQRSIGTEAVRITSGSAWHRDPTFTTDGRAIVFASDSLGNYDLWQMPVNTTAAGSASVQIGAITRLTSSAAHETSPSVGPDARVAFVRGSGGATRVWMRNADGTERRLSATEQTERAPRLSPDGKRIAFIVINEAGRRVLVRSVENGTSPTVNTTASSDATVESLDWSPDGRLAVSTRSGVYALATDGSFSALVSKTHGDVDWSADGLFIMIAEYSEVVVGYNGDPDRGLDRTAVERFSGATAASTKGDAMVRVLAPAAPDAGRTAAVTSLPDGRAVRNAAAFDRLWERLARTYFSGADAAARRAQWDAVRTTQRPRALAAANDSALQQVLYDTQQARPPLRADATGRAAVSSAHPVATEAGLEVMRRGGNVIDAAVAVSFALGVVEPDASGIAGYGEMVIALKGRATPTVIEFMSRVPEEGGLNNTSLLVNGRYPSDGPVLVNVPGTVAGMYTAWQKYGSKKVPWADLLAPAIRAARNGYEVSQGLATTLATEREHYAKYEGSRALFFRNGQPMVAGDTLKNPDLAWVLEQIAAKGADGFYKGEVATKWVADLRGKGNAMKLSDLARYFAPERESISGTYRNYTIYSSAPPVSGGAELVARLNLLEQSPAPSRTGKRYTDDPASLHAALSAWFLVPSSRNRIADPAMWPIDVAPIVDKDTARLRWRCFDANKALTPASVRGDTLPCLPKATPAAVPTKPADATDVAAANATAAESPCGDEHAAEMTVCHAAGTTSFAVADNEGNAVSVTQTLGTWGGNFYVTPGLGFLSNDKLTSYGTDPTQYGSRLPFARHGSTLAPTIAYKNGKPFFAVGAAGNAWITSAVYQTLLGALDYNLGPQAALELPRYLPGGGFGGAPGAAAGTPVPYTLQLEDGFSPTVIARLRALGYDINFVSLPGELREGYGAAVRIDGKVVTAGADPRRTGAAGAITGAITGTKK